The proteins below come from a single Gammaproteobacteria bacterium genomic window:
- the purD gene encoding phosphoribosylamine--glycine ligase, producing MKKILIVGGGGREHALAWKAAQNPGIETVYVAPGNAGTAAEPKLKNVAISAEDIEQLAAFAETNQVDLTIVGPEAPLVKGIVDLFRARGLRCFGPTKAAAQLEGSKAFAKDFLARHQIPTARYGNFTDAEAAKAFVREMGTPIVVKADGLAAGKGVIIAHTEAEAFAAIDDMLAGNRFGDAGHRVVVEEFLTGEEASFIVITDGKHIIPFASSQDHKARDNGDVGPNTGGMGAYSPAPVVTPAVHARIMDEVIRPTVEGMAEEGHVYQGFLYAGLMITEDGTPKVLEFNCRFGDPETQPIMMRLRSDLVELCDAAERGVLNDIDIEFDSRAALGVVMAAGGYPSAYRKGDVIEGLENVAPDVKVFHAGTKLDGEHVLTNGGRVLCVTALGESVAEAQSKAYENVKKISWPDVYYRTDIGHRAIKRESR from the coding sequence ATGAAAAAAATTCTCATTGTTGGTGGTGGTGGCCGAGAACATGCACTGGCCTGGAAAGCTGCGCAGAATCCGGGGATTGAAACAGTGTATGTCGCACCTGGCAATGCAGGCACGGCAGCGGAACCCAAGCTAAAAAATGTTGCTATCAGTGCAGAAGACATCGAACAGCTGGCGGCATTCGCTGAGACCAATCAGGTTGATCTCACCATTGTCGGGCCGGAGGCCCCGCTCGTCAAAGGCATTGTCGACCTTTTCCGCGCGCGTGGCCTGCGTTGTTTTGGGCCAACAAAAGCCGCAGCGCAACTGGAAGGTTCCAAGGCGTTTGCCAAAGATTTCCTTGCCCGCCACCAAATCCCCACAGCGCGTTATGGTAATTTCACAGATGCAGAGGCTGCCAAAGCGTTCGTTCGCGAAATGGGCACACCGATCGTCGTCAAAGCCGACGGGCTGGCAGCCGGAAAAGGCGTGATTATCGCGCATACCGAGGCAGAAGCTTTTGCGGCGATTGACGATATGCTGGCGGGTAATCGATTTGGCGATGCTGGGCACCGGGTTGTTGTGGAAGAATTCCTGACCGGGGAAGAAGCCAGTTTCATTGTCATCACGGACGGGAAACACATCATTCCTTTCGCCTCAAGTCAAGATCATAAGGCCAGAGACAATGGGGATGTTGGGCCCAATACCGGCGGTATGGGTGCCTATTCACCAGCCCCCGTGGTCACCCCAGCGGTTCATGCTCGCATTATGGATGAAGTGATACGTCCAACAGTGGAAGGTATGGCCGAAGAAGGTCACGTTTATCAAGGGTTTCTCTATGCCGGGTTGATGATCACGGAAGACGGGACGCCCAAAGTACTTGAGTTCAACTGTCGCTTTGGTGACCCTGAAACTCAACCCATTATGATGCGGCTTCGTTCAGACCTTGTTGAATTGTGCGATGCCGCCGAACGTGGCGTGCTCAACGATATTGATATTGAGTTTGACAGCCGTGCGGCTTTAGGCGTGGTCATGGCCGCGGGCGGATACCCCAGTGCTTACCGTAAAGGTGACGTGATTGAGGGCCTGGAGAACGTTGCACCGGATGTCAAAGTATTTCATGCCGGAACAAAGCTTGATGGTGAGCACGTACTTACCAATGGCGGACGGGTGCTCTGTGTGACGGCACTCGGTGAATCCGTCGCCGAAGCGCAAAGCAAGGCCTACGAGAACGTGAAGAAGATTTCATGGCCTGACGTGTATTATCGGACCGACATCGGCCACCGCGCCATAAAACGGGAGTCTCGATAG